The genomic region AACCGATCAAGTGGCCACCGCCATGCACGAAATGACCGCCACCGTGCAGGAAGTCGCGCGCAACGCCGAGGAAGCATCCGAAGCCGCCGTCGCCGCTGACCAGCAGGCCCGCGAGGGTGACAGGGTGGTCGGTGAAGCCATCGCCCAGATCGAGCGCCTGGCCCTCGAAGTCGGCAACTCCACTGCCGCCATGGGCGACCTGAAGCGCGAAAGCGACAAGATCGGCAGCGTGCTCGACGTGATCAAATCCGTGGCCCAGCAAACCAACCTGCTGGCGCTCAACGCCGCCATCGAGGCCGCCCGTGCCGGTGAGGCCGGGCGTGGCTTTGCGGTGGTCGCCGATGAAGTCCGCAGCCTGGCCCAGCGCACCCAGAAGTCCACCGAAGAAATCGAAGAGCTGATCGTCGGCCTACAAAGCGGCACTCAGCAAGTGGCGACGATCATGGACAACAGCCGCAGCCTGACCGACAGCAGCGTCGAACTGACCCGCCGTGCCGGTAGCTCACTGGAAAACATCACCCGTACCGTGTCGGCCATCCAGTCGATGAACCAGCAGATCGCCGCTGCCGCCGAGCAACAGAGCTCAGTGGCCGAAGAGATCAACCGCAGCGTGCTGAACGTGCGTGACGTGTCCGAGCAGACCTCGGCCGCCAGCGAAGAAACCGCGGCCTCCAGCGTCGAGCTGGCGCGGTTGGGGACGCATCTTCAGATGCTGGTGGGCAAGTTCAAGGTTTGAGGTGATGCAGTGATTTCGGTTCACTCAGAACCGAGGTGATGCCTTCGCGGGCAAGCCCGCTCCCACAGGGTTCAGCGGTGTTACGCACATCGCATGAACACCGAAAATACTGTGGGAGCGGGCTTGCCCGCGATGGCGGTCGTAAGGTCGCCGCCGTTAGAGAACCTGACGCAAAAACGCCTGCGCACGCGGATCTTTCGGCGCATCGAAGAACTCGGCCGGTGAGGCGTCTTCCAACAATTTGCCTTGATCGAAGAACAGCACCCGATCCGCCACTTCCCGGGCGAAGCCCATTTCGTGGGTGACGCAAACCATGGTCATACCTTCCACGGCCAGGGTCTTCATCACATCCAACACTTCACCGACCATTTCCGGGTCGAGCGCCGACGTCGGCTCATCGAACAGCATCACCTTGGGCTCCATCGCCAATGCCCGGGCGATGGCCACGCGCTGTTGCTGACCACCGGACAGGCGCGATGGAAACTCGTGGGCCTTCTGAGCGATACCGACCTTTTCCAGCAACACCATGGCCTTGGCCTCGCGCTCCTTCTTGCCGCGCTTGCGCACGACTTTCTGAGCCAGACAGAGGTTCTCCAGCACGGTCATGTGCGGGAACAGGTTGAAATGCTGGAACACCATGCCGACTTCGCGGCGGTAGGCGTTGACGTCGGTTTTCGGGTCGGCCAGTTGCAGACCGTCGATGCTCACCGAGCCGGAATCGAATTCTTCCAGGCCATTCAGACAGCGCAGAAAGGTCGATTTGCCGGAACCGGACGGGCCGATCACCACCAACACTTCGCCTTTCGCCACTTGGGTGGAGACGTTATCCACCGCGCGAACCACCTGGCCGCGGGTGTCGAAGACTTTTATCAGATCGCGGACTTCAATCACTTTGCGCGAGCCTCCGCTCAAGCCGACTGGCGATTTTCGACAGCGGCAGGTTGATCAACAGGTACAGCCCGGCCACGCAGAACAGGATTTCGAACGGCGAGAACGAAGTGGTGATGACTTCGCGACCGCTTTTCAACAGTTCGGTAATTGCGATCACCGACACCAGCGAGGTGTCCTTGACCAGACTGATGAACTGTCCCGCCAGCGGCGGCAATACGCGCTTGAACGCTTGCGGCAGCACCACGTGGCGCATCGACTGGCCACCGCTCAAACCGAGGGAGCGCGCCGCTTCGTTCTGACCACGGGCAATGGACTGCACGCCAGACCGGATGATCTCCGCCACGTAAGCACCGGTGAACAGCGACAACGCCGCGATTCCGGCGAACTCCCGGGAGAGGTTCATCACGGTGCCGATGAAGAAGTAGAAAATGAAAATCTGAACCAGCAGCGGCGTACCGCGCACCAGCTCGACGTAGATCGTCGACAGGTCGCGCAGGGTCGGGTTTTTCGACAGGCGGCACAGCCCGGTGGCCAAGCCGATCAGCAGACCAAGCACGCCAGACACCAGGGACAACCATAACGTGGTCCAGAGGCCCCATAGCAGCGGGCCGGCGGCCCAATGCCGGGTCACACCGATCACATCGCCCTCGGCCACATCATCGCCTTGCGCGACTTGCAGGCTGTTGTCGTCGACCGTCAGGTGCTGCTCATCCCCGGCATCATTGCGCAGGGTGACTTCAGCCTTGTCGCCCTTGCGTACCAACTCACTGACGGTGGAGATGTCGGCCGCGCGCAGGGACTCTTCGGCGTGGTAGGCGAAGTACTGTGGCACGCGGTTCCAGCGCCATTCGTAGGACATCAGCGAGGTGGCGTAATACAACGCGCCAGCCAGGCCGATCAGCACCAGCACGGTTAATACGTGCCAGGGCCATTGGGCTTTTTTCTGTTTCATTGCAGGTTCCGGGATTTGTATTGCCTGGGAGGCCGCCTTCGCGGGCAAGCCCGCTCCCACAGGGTCCGCGCCGGACACAAAAATTGTGTTCAGTCAGATCAACTGTGGGAGCGGGCTTGCCCGCGAATGGAGCGACGCGGTCTATGCGACCGGTCGCCTGCTCAGCCTTATTCCATGTCCTTGAGCCAAGCGGCGTCTTTAAACCACTTGTCATGGATGCGATCGTAGGTGCCGTCTTCGTGGATCTGGTGCAGGAAGTTGTTGATGAAGTTGAGGCTGTCGTAATCGCCTTTTTTCAGGCCGAAAGCCAGGGGCTCATAGGTGAACGGCTTGTCGAGAAACACCAGTTTGCCATTGCCGACCTTGTTCACCGCCACGACGTTGTAAGGCGCGTCGTAGATGAAGGCGTCGGCCTTGCCGTTGACCACGTCGAGCACCGCTTCCTGTTCGTTGTCGTAGCCGTGGTACTTGGCTTTGGAAATGAGTTTTTTGGCGACCATCTCGCCAGTGGTGCCGAGCTTGGAGGTGATGCGGTAGTCGGCGGTGTTCAGGTCTTTATAGGATTTGATGGTGCCTTCCAGCTCCTTGCGGATCAGCAGCGTCTGGCCGACCACAATGAAGGGTTCGCTGAAGTTCAGCCGCAGGTTACGTTCCTGGGTCAGGGTCATGCCGCTGCCGATCATGTCGAACTTGTCGGTCAGCAGGGCCGGGATGATGCCGTCGTAGCCGGTGGAAACCATTTCCAGCTTGACGCCCATGGCCTTGGCCATAGCTTTGAGGATGTCGACTTCGAAGCCGATGATCTCGCCGCGCTTGTTGGTCATTTCGAACGGCATATAGGTCGGGTCCATGCCGACTTTCAGCGTGCCGCGCTTGACCGCGTCATCGATGGCACCGGCCTGCGCCGCGTTGACTGCAACCAATGCCGTGACGCCGACCAGCAGCATCGACAGATACTTCTTCATCTTCAAGCCCCCAAAACCATCGCATTGTGAGGCACGCAAACCGCAGATTTCCTGTAGGAAACCGGCAGATACGAACAGAAAGCTGTCCGGGCGCACCAATTCGGGGACGGATGCTAACGCACTTGTTCGTTTGCACAAGGGGTAGAGGGGGATTTGTTTGATCGCTCCCACGCAGAACACGGGAATGATCATCAGCACAAAAAAACCCCGCTTTCGCGGGGTTTTTCATTATGCCAACTGAGGCTGCACGCTCAACGGTTTGAGCGGCAACAGCGGCGCATGCGGATCGGCATCCACCGAAGTGCGCCAGGCCTGCAGCCACTCGGCATGGCCTTCGCTCCAGACTTGCTCATGCAAGCGACCCAGTGCCACCGGATCACTCAACAGGGCCACACGCTCGTTGTTGGTCAGCCCTTCAGGCCCGGCCTTCATCGCATGACGAACCCGCTCGACACGCAGCCATTCGATCGGCTCGGCCTGACGGTGACGGGACGTCGCCAGCGCGCACGCCAACGCGTTCTGCTGTGGATCCACTACCGACCGAACGAAGCCGTCGTGCAGTGCATGCCAGCGGTTTTCGTGGGTGTACTGATCGGTCGCCAGCAATGCCTGCGGCGGATTGTATTCCTCAGGGATCAGGAACAGGCTCTCGTCACGGGACTTCAGACCCAGACCCACACGACTGGAGATCACCGACACCGGAATCGACAGCATCAGCGAACCGACGATCGGCACCAGCCACCAGAGAAAGCTCGGGTTCAGCCAGATCACCAACAGCGCCCAGAAGAAGCCCAGCACGGTTTGCGGACCGTGACGCTTGACCGCTTCGCTCCACGGTGTGGAGTCGTCGTCACGTTGCGGCGAGTTCCAGGTCGCGGCCCAGCCGAGGAACGCGGCGAGTACGAAACGGGTGTGGAAAATCATCCGCACCGGCGCCAGCAGCATGGAGAACAACATCTCCAGCAGCATCGACAGCGTCACCTTGAACCTGCCACCGAACTCTTTCGCGCCCTTGGCCCAGATCAGGATGATGCTCAGCAACTTCGGCAGGAACAGCAGCACGATGGTTGTCGAGAACAGTGCAATTGCCTTGTCCGGGTGCCATTGCGGCCACAACGGATAGAGCTGACGCGGTTCCAGGAAGTACTGCGGCTCCATCAGCGTGTTGGTCGCCAGCAGAGCTGTCGACAGCACAAGGAAGAAGAACCACAACGGCGCCGACAGGTAAGACATCACGCCTGTCAGGAACACCGCACGGTGTACCGGGTGCATGCCTTTGACCAGGAACAGTCGGAAGTTCATCAGGTTGCCGTGGCACCAGCGACGGTCACGCTTGAGTTCGTCCAGCAGGTTCGGCGGCAGTTCTTCGTAGCTGCCCGGCAAGTCATAGGCAATCCACACGCCCCAGCCGGCCCGGCGCATCAGCGCCGCTTCAACGAAGTCGTGGGACAGAATCGCACCGGCGAACGCGCCTTTACCGGGCAACGGCGCCAGGGCGCAGTGCTCGATGAACGGCTTCATGCGGATGATCGCGTTGTGGCCCCAGTAGTGGGATTCGCCCAACTGCCAGAAGTGCAGGCCAGCGGTGAACAGTGGACCGTACACACGGGTGGCGAACTGCTGCATACGCGCATAAAGAGTGTCCATGCCCGACGCACGCGGCGCGGTCTGGATGATCCCGGCGTCCGGCGTGGCTTCCATCAGGCGCACCAGGCTGCTCAAGCATTCGCCACTCATTACGCTGTCGGCGTCGAGCACGACCATGTACTTGTAGTCACCGCCCCAACGACGGCAGAAGTCGTCGAGGTTGCCGCTTTTACGTTTTACGCGACGACGGCGGCGGCGGTAGAAGATCTTGCCGAAGCCCTTGGCTTCACGGCAGACGTCCAGCCAGGCCTGCTGTTCGGCGACGCAGATATCGGCGTCGTTACTGTCGCTGAGCACGAAAAAGTCGAAGCGATCCAGGTTACCCGAGGCAGCAACCGACTCGAAGGTCGCCCGCAAACCGGCGAATACCCGCGGCACATCTTCGTTGCAGATTGGCATCACCAATGCGGTGCGTGCATCCTTGGCGATCGGCTCGTTGCCGGCGCTGGCGCCGGAAATGCGGTATTTGTCGCGGCCAGTGATCAACTCGAGGAAGCCCATCAGCGCGGTCCAGAAACCGGCCGACACCCAGCAGAACAGAATCCCGAACAGAATCAGAATGCTGGTTTGCAACGCGTAAGGCAGCACCTGGGCCGCAGTTTGCAAGAGCGGCTGGTGCAGCACCTCTTCAAGATCGACGAACGACCAGCCCTGGTACGGCATGATGCCTTTCATGTACCAGCCGGCGACGATCGTCTGACCGAGCATCAGCACCAGCAGAATGTAACGACGGATCGAACCGACGGTGCGCCAGCGAGCTGCCGGCAGCACGTTCTCGTCTTTCGGCGGATTCGGCGGGTTGGTGCGACCGGTCAGCCGACGCCAGCCACGCACCAGAATATTGGTGCGCCATGGCTCCGGAACGACTTTGGTCCGACGGATCGGCGGGGCTGCCTTGAGGCAAACCCGACCACTGGCGTCGAGTCCCAACATTTGCGCATCCGCCAGTTCTTCGGCGGTGTTCAGGGTCAGGCGCCGCCCGACCGACGCCTGGGCGGCATCGGTCGGCGAGTCGAACGCCTGGGACGACAGACGTTCGTGCAACTCACTGAAAGACTTGCAGCCCGCGAGTTCTGCGCGCTGCTCGTCGGTCATCGGCAAATGCGCCAGGTACTCGGCAAGCGTTTGTGGCTGTACTTGTGAATTACTCATCGGCAGGCAACTGATAGCTCCAGGTCTCGGTCAGGACTTGTTCAGTCGGTGCCGATTCCGGTGTGGCAGGGGCCGCTTCGGCAGCGACAGGCTGCTTGGCGTCTTTGTTGTCCTTCTCCTTGGTGTCCTTGACTTGCTGGGCTTGCGCTTCAGCTTGCTTGGCTTCCTTGTCCTTCTTCTCCTGCTGACGGGCGGCGATCTTGTCGGCCTTGGCAACGGAAGAGCTGGACGCTGGCGCCGTGGTCTTGATCGTCTCGGCAGGCGTGATGGTCTTGACCAGTGCTGCACGCATTTCGGTGGACTTGCCCGGATCCTTGATCTTCATCCGCAGGGTCAGGCGCCAGCCCTTGGTTTCAGGGTTGTAACGAACGCTGTTCTCGACCAGCTCCGCGTTGTCACCCACGCTCACCTGGCTGCGCACATCGGCATCTTCCGGCAAATCCTGCAGGGACGGACCTTGGAAATCCACCAGGTAGGCCACGCTGCCGTCCGGCTGACGAATCAGGTTCGACTGCTTCACGTCACCCGTGGAACGCAGGGTCTGTTGAACCCAGGCGCTGTCCGCCGAATGCAGGGAGGCTTCGTCGATGGTCCAGTGCATGCGATAAGCGACGTCCAGGGACTGGCCAGGCTCTGGCAGTTTTTCCGGGCTCCAGAAAGCAACGATATTGTCGTTGGTTTCGTCAGCGGTAGGAATCTCCACCAGATCGACGGAGCCCTTGCCCCAATCGCCTTTCGGTTCGATCCAGGCGCTTGGGCGCTTGTCGTAGCGGTCGTCGAGGTCTTCGTAGTGGCTGAAGTCACGGCCACGCTGCAGCAAACCGAAACCGCGCGGGTTCTCGATCGAGAAGTTGCTCACGGCCAGGTGTTTCGGGTTGTTCAATGGGCGCCAGATCCATTCACCGTTGCCGGCATGGATCGACAGACCGCTGGAGTCGTGCAGTTCGCGACGGTAGTTCAGCACTTTCGACGGCTGGTTGGCGCCGAACAGGAACATGCTGGTCAGCGGTGCAACGCCGAGTTTGGTGACCTTGTCACGCAGGAACATCTTGGCCTTGACGTCGACGACCGTGTCGCTGCCCGGACGCAGGGTCAGGCGATAGGCACCGGTGGCGCGCGGCGAATCCAGCAGGGCGAAGATCACCAGGTGCTTGTCGCCCGGCTTCGGCTGTTGAATCCAGAACTCGGTGAAACGCGGGAACTCTTCGCCGGAAGGCAAGGCGGTATCGATGGCCATGCCGCGAGCGGACAAGCCATAGGTGTGGCCCTTGCCGACAACGCGGAAGTAACTCGCGCCGAGCATGGTCATGATTTCGTCTTGCTTGTCGGCCTTGTTGATCGGGTAGAGCACACGGAAACCGGCATAACCCAGCTGTTCAGTGGCTTTAGGATCGAACTTCATATCGCCGAAATCGAAACGACTTGGGTCGTATTTGATCTCTTCGACGGTGTTGGCCGTGATTTCGTTGATTTTCACCGGCGTATCGAAGTGCATGCCCTGATGATAGAACGACAGCTTGAATGGGGTTTTCTGGTTAGCCCACTCGGCTTTTTCGGTGAGGAAGCGAATTTTTTGATAATCCGCGAATTTCATCTCACGAAATTCATTCGGCAGGTTACTGCGCGGGGCTTCGTATTTTTGCCCGGCCAGCTCTTTTGCCTTGACCGATACGTCATCCAGATTGAATGCCCAAAGCTGGCCGGCGCTGAACAGGCAGAGCAGAGCAGAGCCCGCTACCAGTGCGTTTCGAAACCGTTTGGCAGACAATTTTGGTGCATTACAGGGACTAACAATCACGAGCAACCCTCGCCGAAAACAGATCAAAAAACCAACGGCCAGTTAAAGTGCCAGCACGGTGTACGGTGGAAAAACCGACCCTGCAGACCACTCTTGCCAAGTTGGCGAGCATTGTTCCGACTCCCATGGGGCAAAATGATTCCCCAACAGGTCCCGGACAAGTCTCTACCTAAGTCAAAATGGACCAACGAACGCTGATCCCCGTAGCGCGCGATTATCTAGTAGGCCGCGTTACAACGCATCAGGGGAAACCAAGTATTTATCGGGAAAAACCCCTGTTTTCAGCCGAAATGCCCTTAAAAAGATGTTTCAAGCACTTTCACGTCTGTAACAGGAAGGTTACCGGGCCATCATTGACCAGGTGCACCTGCATATCCGCGCCGAATCTACCTGATGCCACAGTGCCATGCACCTGTTTCGCTTTGCCCAATAAATAGTCGAAAAGCGCCTCGCCCAAGGCCGGAGGGGCCGCCGTCGAAAAACTCGGACGCAACCCGTTTTTGGTATCGGCGGCCAGGGTGAACTGCGAGACCAGCAATAACCCGCCGCCCACATCCGCCAAGGACAGATTCATCTTGCCCTCGGCGTCACTGAATACTCGATAGTTAAGCAGTTTATGCAGAAGTTTGTCGGCGCTGGCCTGCGTGTCGTCGGGTTCGACCGCCACCAGCACCAGCAACCCCTGATCTATCGCACCAACCACCTCTCCCGCGACCTCGACTCGCGCGCCGCGCACGCGCTGCAGCAGGCCCTTCATGCTTCGTCAGGCGACAGGTCGAGCAAGCGACGGGCCATCTGATCGGCGGCGCGTACCAAGGCATCGGTGATCCCCGGTTCGGACGCCGCATGGCCGGCGTCGCGAATCACCTGCAGTTCGCTGTTCGGCCAGGCCTGATGCAGCTCCCAGGCGTTGTCCAGCGGGCAGATCACGTCATAACGACCATGGACGATGACACCGGGCAAATGGGCGATCTTGCCCATGTCACGGATCAGCTGGTTCGGCTCCAGGAAAGCGTTATTGGTGAAGTAGTGGCATTCGATACGGGCGATGGACAACGCACGTTGAGGTTCGGAGAAACGGTCGACCACCAGCGGATTCGGACGCAGGGTCGCGGTACGGCCTTCCCAGATGGACCAGGCCTTGGCCGCATGCATCTGGGCGATCTGGTCGTTGCCGACCAGGCGTTTGTGGAATGCCGTGAGCAAGTCGTCGCGTTCGTCCAGCGGGATCGGCGCGATGTAGTCCTGCCAGTAATCGGGGAACAGACGACTGGCGCCACACTGGTAGAACCATTCGATTTCCTGGGGACGGCAGAGAAAAATCCCGCGCAGAATCAGACCGTGTACGCGCTCCGGATGGGTTTGCGCATAAGCCAGGGCCAGGGTCGAACCCCAGGAACCGCCGAACAGCACCCATTTGTCGATACCCAGGTGTTTGCGAATCCGCTCAAGGTCGGCGACCAGATCCCAGGTGGTGTTGTTTTCCAGGCTGGCGTGGGGCGTGGAGCGACCGCAACCGCGCTGGTCGAAGGTAACGATGCGATACAGGTTCGGATCGAAATACCGGCGGCTTTGCGCATCACACCCGGCGCCGGGGCCGCCGTGAATGAACACTACCGGCAAACCTTCCGGTGAACCGCTTTCGTCGACATACAGCGTGTGGGTTTTATCGACGGCCAGATCGTGCCGGGCGTGGGGTTTGATCTGCGGGTACAAAGTCTGCATTGCGCGCTCCGTAAGGGGTCGAGGTCATCCCTGTAGGGACTTCTATTATTCTGCCGTCCGGCATCATAAACCCGAATTACTTCAATGAGCATGCCCCTCGCAGCGTCAGCGTTTGTCAGCCCGTCTTCTCAGCCAAATAGCCGAGCAGGGTTTCATAGAGTCGGTCGACCTCGGCCACCTTCCTGCGCGCCCGCAAACAACCGTGAACCAGCCCCTCGCCGTGATAAAGCGTTGCGTTAACGCTGGCGGCGTTGAGTCGTTCGGCGTAAAGCACGCCGTCGTCGCGCAGCGGATCGAACTGCGCCACGGCAACCAACGTCGGCGGCAGGCCGCTGAAATCGTCGGCGACCAACGGCATCGCATAGGCACCCGGTTGTCGGGTGCCGCGTAAATACAATGCGTGATAACAATCCAGATCGCCGCTGCTGAGCAATGGCGCGTCGGCGCACTCACTGCGCGATACCAATCGATGATCGCCGCCCAGGCCCGGATAGATCAGAACCTGTGCACAGGGCGCCGGTTCGCCGGCATCGCGCAAGGCCAGGCACAGCGCAGCGGCAAGGTTGCCGCCAGCGCTGTCGCCGGCCACCAGCGTCCGCGTCGGGTCGAGCTGAAACGGCCCCGTGCGCAACGCGCGCCAGACACTCAGGCAGTCATCGAACGCCGCCGGAAACGGATGTTCCGGCGCCAACCGATAATCGACGGCGATCACCAACGCGCCGAGCGTCGACGCCAGTTCGGCGCAGATGAAGGCGTGGGAATCCAGATCCCCCACCACCCAACCACCGCCATGCAAATACACAACGCAGGGCCAGCCGCTGGTCGGTGATTCGGCCGACGGTTGCCAGGCGCGCACCGCCACTCCCGCCAACTCGAAATCGACCACCTTAAGCCCCTCGGGACAGGGCGGAGTAAATGCCCGGCACATCTCACGGTAGGCCTGACGCCAACCGGTGAGGCTGCGGTCGGTGCTGTTGAAGCTGATGGTTTTCTCGACGAAAGCCGCCATTTGTTCAGAGAGTGGATAAGAAGCCATGTGCCGCAGCCAGCCCAATAGAGGAACTCAAAAAATTGAACGACGCTAATCCTGTGGGAGCGAGGCTTGCCCGCGAAGAATGCGCCGCAGTTTTCAGGTATTACGCGTCATCGTTCTTCACGGGCAAGCCTCGCTCCCACAGGTTCTGCGTCTTCCTCGTCACGGTGGTCTCGCTCGACCAGTCAGTGTTTCAAACTGGCTTGAACGGTTGCCACACCTTCCTTGCCATCAAAACTGCTGACACCCGCCAGCCAGCGCTGAAGGTCTTCGGGATGATCGCGCAGCCATTGCCTGGCAACGTCCTGCGGTGTCTTGCGTTCCATGATCGGCACCATCAGCTGGCTTTCCTGAGCGGCGGTGAAGGTCAGGTTTTCCAATAGACGGTTCACGTTCGGGCAACGCTCGGCATAGTCCGGCGCGGTCACGGTGGAAACGGTCGCCGCGCCTTCGTTCGGGCCGTAGACGTCTTCGCTGCCGGTCAGGTAGGCGATGTTCATGTTGATGTTCATCGGATGCGGGGTCCAGCCGACGAACACCACGAACTCCTTGCGATTGACCGCCCGTTGCACGGCCGCAAGCATCCCGGCCTCACCGGACTCGATCAGCTTGAAGTCCTTCAAACCGAAGCGGTTGGTCTCGATCATGGTTTTGATGGTGGTGTTGGCGCCGCTGCCCGGCTCGATGCCGTAAATCTTGCCGCCCAACTGATCCTTGAATCTGGCAATGTCGGCGAAGGTTTTCAGGCCGGCGGCAGCGACGTAGTCAGGTACGGCGAGCGTTGCCTGGGCGTCGGCCAGGCTCGGTTTGTCCATGACCTTCACTTGATTGGCAGCGACGAACGGGGCGATGTTCTTGTCCATCGCCGGTTTCCAGTAACCAAGGAAGATATCGAGGCGTTTGTCGCGGATGCCGGCGAAGATGATTTGCTGTACGGCGCTGGTATGCTTGCTTTCATAGCCAAGGCCAT from Pseudomonas sp. GGS8 harbors:
- the mdoH gene encoding glucans biosynthesis glucosyltransferase MdoH, encoding MSNSQVQPQTLAEYLAHLPMTDEQRAELAGCKSFSELHERLSSQAFDSPTDAAQASVGRRLTLNTAEELADAQMLGLDASGRVCLKAAPPIRRTKVVPEPWRTNILVRGWRRLTGRTNPPNPPKDENVLPAARWRTVGSIRRYILLVLMLGQTIVAGWYMKGIMPYQGWSFVDLEEVLHQPLLQTAAQVLPYALQTSILILFGILFCWVSAGFWTALMGFLELITGRDKYRISGASAGNEPIAKDARTALVMPICNEDVPRVFAGLRATFESVAASGNLDRFDFFVLSDSNDADICVAEQQAWLDVCREAKGFGKIFYRRRRRRVKRKSGNLDDFCRRWGGDYKYMVVLDADSVMSGECLSSLVRLMEATPDAGIIQTAPRASGMDTLYARMQQFATRVYGPLFTAGLHFWQLGESHYWGHNAIIRMKPFIEHCALAPLPGKGAFAGAILSHDFVEAALMRRAGWGVWIAYDLPGSYEELPPNLLDELKRDRRWCHGNLMNFRLFLVKGMHPVHRAVFLTGVMSYLSAPLWFFFLVLSTALLATNTLMEPQYFLEPRQLYPLWPQWHPDKAIALFSTTIVLLFLPKLLSIILIWAKGAKEFGGRFKVTLSMLLEMLFSMLLAPVRMIFHTRFVLAAFLGWAATWNSPQRDDDSTPWSEAVKRHGPQTVLGFFWALLVIWLNPSFLWWLVPIVGSLMLSIPVSVISSRVGLGLKSRDESLFLIPEEYNPPQALLATDQYTHENRWHALHDGFVRSVVDPQQNALACALATSRHRQAEPIEWLRVERVRHAMKAGPEGLTNNERVALLSDPVALGRLHEQVWSEGHAEWLQAWRTSVDADPHAPLLPLKPLSVQPQLA
- a CDS encoding amino acid ABC transporter permease → MKQKKAQWPWHVLTVLVLIGLAGALYYATSLMSYEWRWNRVPQYFAYHAEESLRAADISTVSELVRKGDKAEVTLRNDAGDEQHLTVDDNSLQVAQGDDVAEGDVIGVTRHWAAGPLLWGLWTTLWLSLVSGVLGLLIGLATGLCRLSKNPTLRDLSTIYVELVRGTPLLVQIFIFYFFIGTVMNLSREFAGIAALSLFTGAYVAEIIRSGVQSIARGQNEAARSLGLSGGQSMRHVVLPQAFKRVLPPLAGQFISLVKDTSLVSVIAITELLKSGREVITTSFSPFEILFCVAGLYLLINLPLSKIASRLERRLAQSD
- the dtd gene encoding D-aminoacyl-tRNA deacylase; the encoded protein is MKGLLQRVRGARVEVAGEVVGAIDQGLLVLVAVEPDDTQASADKLLHKLLNYRVFSDAEGKMNLSLADVGGGLLLVSQFTLAADTKNGLRPSFSTAAPPALGEALFDYLLGKAKQVHGTVASGRFGADMQVHLVNDGPVTFLLQT
- the pip gene encoding prolyl aminopeptidase: MQTLYPQIKPHARHDLAVDKTHTLYVDESGSPEGLPVVFIHGGPGAGCDAQSRRYFDPNLYRIVTFDQRGCGRSTPHASLENNTTWDLVADLERIRKHLGIDKWVLFGGSWGSTLALAYAQTHPERVHGLILRGIFLCRPQEIEWFYQCGASRLFPDYWQDYIAPIPLDERDDLLTAFHKRLVGNDQIAQMHAAKAWSIWEGRTATLRPNPLVVDRFSEPQRALSIARIECHYFTNNAFLEPNQLIRDMGKIAHLPGVIVHGRYDVICPLDNAWELHQAWPNSELQVIRDAGHAASEPGITDALVRAADQMARRLLDLSPDEA
- a CDS encoding glucan biosynthesis protein G, translated to MIVSPCNAPKLSAKRFRNALVAGSALLCLFSAGQLWAFNLDDVSVKAKELAGQKYEAPRSNLPNEFREMKFADYQKIRFLTEKAEWANQKTPFKLSFYHQGMHFDTPVKINEITANTVEEIKYDPSRFDFGDMKFDPKATEQLGYAGFRVLYPINKADKQDEIMTMLGASYFRVVGKGHTYGLSARGMAIDTALPSGEEFPRFTEFWIQQPKPGDKHLVIFALLDSPRATGAYRLTLRPGSDTVVDVKAKMFLRDKVTKLGVAPLTSMFLFGANQPSKVLNYRRELHDSSGLSIHAGNGEWIWRPLNNPKHLAVSNFSIENPRGFGLLQRGRDFSHYEDLDDRYDKRPSAWIEPKGDWGKGSVDLVEIPTADETNDNIVAFWSPEKLPEPGQSLDVAYRMHWTIDEASLHSADSAWVQQTLRSTGDVKQSNLIRQPDGSVAYLVDFQGPSLQDLPEDADVRSQVSVGDNAELVENSVRYNPETKGWRLTLRMKIKDPGKSTEMRAALVKTITPAETIKTTAPASSSSVAKADKIAARQQEKKDKEAKQAEAQAQQVKDTKEKDNKDAKQPVAAEAAPATPESAPTEQVLTETWSYQLPADE
- a CDS encoding transporter substrate-binding domain-containing protein, which encodes MKKYLSMLLVGVTALVAVNAAQAGAIDDAVKRGTLKVGMDPTYMPFEMTNKRGEIIGFEVDILKAMAKAMGVKLEMVSTGYDGIIPALLTDKFDMIGSGMTLTQERNLRLNFSEPFIVVGQTLLIRKELEGTIKSYKDLNTADYRITSKLGTTGEMVAKKLISKAKYHGYDNEQEAVLDVVNGKADAFIYDAPYNVVAVNKVGNGKLVFLDKPFTYEPLAFGLKKGDYDSLNFINNFLHQIHEDGTYDRIHDKWFKDAAWLKDME
- a CDS encoding choline ABC transporter substrate-binding protein, with amino-acid sequence MKRLFNRCLLILTGTALLSTSVFANDPASCKTVRMGVVNWTDVIATSGMAEVLLNGLGYESKHTSAVQQIIFAGIRDKRLDIFLGYWKPAMDKNIAPFVAANQVKVMDKPSLADAQATLAVPDYVAAAGLKTFADIARFKDQLGGKIYGIEPGSGANTTIKTMIETNRFGLKDFKLIESGEAGMLAAVQRAVNRKEFVVFVGWTPHPMNINMNIAYLTGSEDVYGPNEGAATVSTVTAPDYAERCPNVNRLLENLTFTAAQESQLMVPIMERKTPQDVARQWLRDHPEDLQRWLAGVSSFDGKEGVATVQASLKH
- a CDS encoding alpha/beta hydrolase, with translation MASYPLSEQMAAFVEKTISFNSTDRSLTGWRQAYREMCRAFTPPCPEGLKVVDFELAGVAVRAWQPSAESPTSGWPCVVYLHGGGWVVGDLDSHAFICAELASTLGALVIAVDYRLAPEHPFPAAFDDCLSVWRALRTGPFQLDPTRTLVAGDSAGGNLAAALCLALRDAGEPAPCAQVLIYPGLGGDHRLVSRSECADAPLLSSGDLDCYHALYLRGTRQPGAYAMPLVADDFSGLPPTLVAVAQFDPLRDDGVLYAERLNAASVNATLYHGEGLVHGCLRARRKVAEVDRLYETLLGYLAEKTG
- a CDS encoding amino acid ABC transporter ATP-binding protein → MIEVRDLIKVFDTRGQVVRAVDNVSTQVAKGEVLVVIGPSGSGKSTFLRCLNGLEEFDSGSVSIDGLQLADPKTDVNAYRREVGMVFQHFNLFPHMTVLENLCLAQKVVRKRGKKEREAKAMVLLEKVGIAQKAHEFPSRLSGGQQQRVAIARALAMEPKVMLFDEPTSALDPEMVGEVLDVMKTLAVEGMTMVCVTHEMGFAREVADRVLFFDQGKLLEDASPAEFFDAPKDPRAQAFLRQVL